The Rhinatrema bivittatum chromosome 4, aRhiBiv1.1, whole genome shotgun sequence genome window below encodes:
- the C4H14orf132 gene encoding uncharacterized protein C14orf132 homolog isoform X1, with the protein MDLSFMAAQLPVMGGAFMDSPNEDFGTEYSLFNSSTNVHAASTQNLPEEPPRSSNDAILLWIAIIATIGNIVVVGVVYAFTF; encoded by the coding sequence CTTCCTGTTATGGGAGGGGCTTTTATGGATTCGCCCAATGAGGACTTTGGCACAGAGTATTCCTTATTTAACTCCTCGACCAATGTGCATGCAGCTTCTACTCAGAACCTGCCGGAAGAGCCGCCCCGTTCCTCAAACGATGCCATTTTGCTGTGGATTGCCATCATAGCGACAATTGGAAACATTGTGGTTGTAGGAGTGGTATATGCCTTTACTTTTTAA
- the C4H14orf132 gene encoding uncharacterized protein C14orf132 homolog isoform X2 codes for MRQLGQGQLPVMGGAFMDSPNEDFGTEYSLFNSSTNVHAASTQNLPEEPPRSSNDAILLWIAIIATIGNIVVVGVVYAFTF; via the coding sequence CTTCCTGTTATGGGAGGGGCTTTTATGGATTCGCCCAATGAGGACTTTGGCACAGAGTATTCCTTATTTAACTCCTCGACCAATGTGCATGCAGCTTCTACTCAGAACCTGCCGGAAGAGCCGCCCCGTTCCTCAAACGATGCCATTTTGCTGTGGATTGCCATCATAGCGACAATTGGAAACATTGTGGTTGTAGGAGTGGTATATGCCTTTACTTTTTAA